The following are encoded in a window of Brettanomyces bruxellensis chromosome 9, complete sequence genomic DNA:
- a CDS encoding uncharacterized protein (SECRETED:SignalP(1-18)): MKFSTLISVAALTAGVSAESSSSSASYKSRTFSTVEPSASEISLQASNATTGHQTSSVQGKAFDRFVVIWLENTDYDKAADDSNMAKLAEQGIILTNYWALTHPSEPNYLASVGGDYFSLDDDRFISMPENVSSIVDLLDNDGISWATYQEHMPYSGFQGFNYSNQETFANDYVRKHHPLVLYDSITKNSSRLSNLKNFTEFDNDLKNEKLPQFMIITPNMTNDGHDTTIKYAANWCKEFITPLLSNEYFMNNTLVLLTFDENDSYSIKNKVYSILLGGVIPDELKGTTDNTYYDHYSQISSIEANWDLYHLGRNDIDANVFETVANATNITNVDVDTTFKVNNETYVGYLDDVNIDLPAPNVSATNMNGKGILPAISSVWASQYEKEISASYYTSTTTTMSASLTDAVTLTSAVSNSTKTESDSESASASASASKSVSQSTTKENSTSGTESSSSKAGAATLGVNILSSLFVLVANLIL, translated from the coding sequence ATGAAGTTTTCGACTCTTATCAGTGTTGCCGCACTGACGGCTGGTGTGTCAGCTGaatcctcttcatcttcagcCTCTTACAAGAGCAGGACATTTTCAACCGTTGAGCCTTCTGCATCAGAAATTTCTTTGCAAGCATCCAATGCCACTACCGGTCATCAGACATCTAGTGTCCAGGGTAAAGCATTTGATAGATTTGTTGTCATCTGGTTGGAGAATACTGATTACGACAAAGCTGCCGATGATTCGAATATGGCGAAGCTTGCAGAGCAGGGTATCATATTAACCAATTACTGGGCTTTGACACACCCATCCGAACCAAATTATTTAGCTTCTGTGGGTGGTGATTACTTCTCGTTAGACGACGATAGATTTATCAGTATGCCGGAAAATGTTTCTAGTATTGTCGACTTGTTGGACAATGATGGAATCAGTTGGGCCACTTATCAGGAGCATATGCCTTACAGTGGTTTTCAGGGTTTTAACTACTCTAATCAGGAGACATTTGCTAATGATTACGTTAGAAAGCATCATCCCCTTGTCTTGTATGATTCCATTACCAAAAATTCTTCTCGTTTGTCCAATCTCAAGAATTTCACTGAATTTGATAATGATTTAAAGAACGAGAAGTTGCCACAATTCATGATCATTACCCCTAATATGACTAATGACGGACATGATACGACTATCAAGTATGCTGCCAACTGGTGCAAGGAATTTATCACACCTTTGTTGTCTAATGAATACTTTATGAACAATACTCTTGTTTTGTTGacatttgatgaaaatgactCTTACTCCATTAAGAACAAGGTCTATAGTATTCTTTTGGGCGGTGTCATTCCAGATGAACTTAAGGGAACAACAGATAATACATATTATGATCATTATTCTCAAATCTCCTCCATTGAGGCTAATTGGGACCTTTATCATCTTGGAAGAAATGATATTGACGCAAATGTTTTTGAAACGGTTGCAAATGCCACTAACATCACTAATGTTGATGTTGACACTACATTTAAAGTCAACAATGAAACATATGTTGGTTACCTAGATGATGTGAACATTGATTTGCCAGCACCAAATGTTTCTGCTACAAATATGAATGGTAAGGGAATTCTTCCAGCGATTTCTTCTGTTTGGGCATCACAGTATGAGAAAGAGATTTCTGCCTCGTATTACACATCTACGACTACTACTATGTCAGCTAGCTTGACCGATGCAGTTACTTTAACCTCGGCTGTCTCTAACTCGACCAAGACAGAGTCTGATTCTGAAtctgcttctgcttctgcttctgcttcaaAGTCTGTCTCGCAGTCAAccacaaaagaaaattctaCTTCAGGTACTGAGTCATCTAGTTCTAAGGCCGGTGCTGCTACTTTAGGAGTTaatattctttcttcactttttgttttggtTGCAAATTTGATAttataa
- a CDS encoding uncharacterized protein (BUSCO:EOG09260VYK), which yields MNSSQPKQYGVTPPVSIASPSAEEVKMNDAMIEELRNQNSFETEDGVQKRRKVLATLQTIVQEFVYTVSRKKNMSEGMSKDAGGKLFTFGSYRLGVYGPGSDIDTLVVVPKHVTKEDFFTVFDQLLRKRKELQKIEPIPGAYVPIIKTVFDGIDIDIICARLDIPQVPLDLQLNSNDLLRNIDDQDLRALNGTRVTDLILKLVPQKTVFRHALRTIKLWAKKRAIYANMFGFPGGVAWAMLVARICQLYPNAVGAVIVEKFFYIYLQWKWPQPVMLTQIEDGPLPVRVWNPRLYGGDRAHIMPVITPAYPSMCATHNICHSTQSIILAEMRRASGIIKQIKEGKKNWSAMFQKHDFFYKYKFYLTVIAATRESYEDHLGWSGLVKSKLRLLVQKLENIPEIALAHPYVNPFMNSYISESESELFKMKDLYGTIAGEKFAKEHLEEVKIDDETNFKKVEEEVKNSGKHIIHLMKLYIGLSLDIKGREKKIDIQVPCTEFDKFCQSWPDFDEKKFSLSIRYTKIWNLPDDVYDDGEKRPVRHKRKRESLKSESANKRQRTITTSVPAGAATEAEA from the coding sequence ATGAACTCTTCTCAGCCGAAACAGTACGGGGTTACACCCCCAGTGTCAATTGCCTCACCAAGCGCAgaagaagtgaaaatgaatgATGCGATGATCGAAGAATTGAGAAATCAAAACTCCTTCGAAACTGAAGATGGCgtgcaaaaaagaagaaaggttTTAGCGACATTACAGACAATTGTACAAGAATTCGTTTATACTGTttccagaaagaaaaacatGAGTGAAGGAATGTCGAAGGATGCTGGCGGTAAGCTTTTCACATTCGGCTCTTACAGACTAGGCGTCTATGGTCCAGGTTCGGATATTGACACTTTAGTCGTCGTTCCAAAGCATGTAACGAAGGAAGACTTTTTTACCGTTTTTGATCAACTTttgaggaagagaaaagaattgCAAAAAATTGAGCCAATTCCAGGCGCTTACGTTCCAATTATCAAGACCGTTTTCGATGGAATTGACATTGATATTATTTGTGCAAGGTTAGACATTCCCCAGGTACCATTAGATTTGCAGTTGAACAGTAATGACCTACTCCGGAATATCGATGATCAAGATCTTCGAGCTCTAAATGGTACGCGTGTGACTGACTTGATTTTAAAACTCGTTCCACAAAAAACTGTTTTTAGGCATGCACTAAGAACAATAAAGCTCTgggcaaaaaaaagggcCATATATGCAAATATGTTTGGCTTTCCTGGTGGTGTCGCTTGGGCAATGCTTGTTGCACGAATATGTCAACTATATCCAAATGCGGTGGGTGCCGTAATCGTTGAAAAAttcttttatatatatcttcaGTGGAAATGGCCTCAACCTGTCATGTTAACACAAATAGAGGATGGCCCCCTTCCTGTCAGAGTTTGGAACCCTAGACTTTATGGTGGTGACAGAGCACATATAATGCCAGTTATTACACCCGCATATCCTTCTATGTGTGCCACCCATAATATATGCCATTCGACTCAATCGATCATACTTGCGGAGATGAGAAGGGCATCTGGAATTATAAAGCAGATaaaagaaggtaaaaagaATTGGAGTGCAATGTTTCAGAAGCACGATTTTTTCTACAAGTACAAATTTTATCTAACAGTGATCGCAGCAACGCGTGAATCATACGAAGATCATTTGGGTTGGAGTGGACTCGTTAAATCAAAACTTCGATTATTGGTTCAAAAGCTGGAAAATATTCCGGAGATAGCTTTGGCACACCCGTATGTAAACCCTTTTATGAATTCATATATTTCGGAGAGTGAAAGTGAGCTAttcaaaatgaaagatTTATATGGTACCATCGCAGGTGAGAAGTTTGCTAAGGAGCATCTTGAAGAGGTAAAGATAGATGATGAAActaatttcaaaaaagttgaagaagaagttaaAAATTCAGGAAAGCACATAATACACCTAATGAAGTTATATATTGGCCTTTCATTAGATAtcaaaggaagagaaaagaaaatagacaTACAGGTACCTTGTACCGAATTTGACAAATTTTGTCAAAGTTGGCCAGATttcgatgaaaaaaaattttctcttaGTATTCGATACACAAAGATATGGAATCTTCCGGATGATGTatatgatgatggtgagaAACGTCCTGTGAGACACAAGAGGAAGCGTGAATCACTCAAAAGTGAATCAGCAAACAAAAGACAGAGGACTATTACCACTTCGGTTCCGGCTGGGGCAGCTACTGAGGCTGAAGCCTAA
- the OSH6 gene encoding Oxysterol-binding protein OBPa (BUSCO:EOG09262VQQ), with product MIPSLKSKLLGRSGSANKKTSGNKKQASEVKNVEDIDEVDEQGQSILLGIISQLRPGCDLSRITLPTFILERKSMLERITNQLQQPDIVIDAEKSRDNPLKRFLLVVKWYMSCWHIAPKAVKKPLNPILGEYFTCYWDLPNNEKAYYISEQTSHHPPKSSYFYAIPSSNIRVDGIVAPRSRFLGNSTAAMMDGTTKLTFLDIKDPDTGNPEVYTLTQPNMYARGILFGSLKFELGDHMIIKCANTHYMADIEFKTKGFIYGTYNTINGVISNTSTGENLFELTGKWNEQMFIKDLRTGEKKLFWDCESANPLKPKVRSLDEQGAYESRRLWKKVTDALGRRDHKVATDEKFKIEEEQRTEATKREEDGVEFYPKLFRPLSIEESVENGNDKLEFIIYKDRIVNRDFEERKYEQLENHICEMAPILPGQKFRKTFEIPAYQKLKGTTDTSN from the exons atgATTCCTTCGTTGAAATCAAAGTTGCTGG GCCGATCGGGATCCGCCAACAAGAAAACATCCGGCAACAAAAAACAGGCATCAGAGGtcaaaaatgttgaagatatcgatgaagttgatgaacAAGGCCAGAGTATTTTATTGGGAATAATTTCTCAATTGAGGCCGGGATGCGATTTATCTAGAATCACCCTACCAACATTTATTTTGGAGAGGAAGTCAATGCTTGAGAGAATCACAAACCAGTTACAACAACCGGATATAGTCATTGATGCCGAAAAAAGTAGGGATAACCCGCTCAAGCGATTTTTACTGGTTGTGAAGTGGTACATGTCATGCTGGCACATTGCCCCTAAAGCGGTGAAAAAACCATTGAATCCAATATTAGGCGAATATTTCACCTGTTACTGGGATTTACcgaataatgaaaaagccTACTATATATCCGAGCAGACTTCGCACCATCCACCAAAATCATCTTATTTTTACGCTATTCCATCCTCAAACATTCGCGTTGACGGCATAGTTGCTCCAAGATCAAGATTTTTAGGTAATTCCACCGCGGCTATGATGGATGGCACAACAAAATTAACCTTTCTTGACATCAAGGATCCAGATACAGGAAACCCCGAGGTTTACACGCTTACTCAGCCGAATATGTATGCTCGTGGTATTCTTTTTGGCTCGTTAAAGTTCGAGTTGGGGGATCACATGATTATCAAATGTGCAAACACGCATTATATGGCTGACATTGAGTTTAAAACCAAGGGATTCATTTATGGAACATACAATACTATAAATGGTGTTATTAGCAATACCAGTACTGGTGAAAATTTGTTTGAACTTACAGGAAAATGGAACGAGCAAATGTTCATAAAGGATTTGCGCAcaggggagaaaaaattgTTTTGGGATTGCGAATCAGCTAATCCATTAAAGCCGAAAGTAAGAAGTTTGGATGAACAAGGTGCATATGAAAGTCGACGCCTTTGGAAAAAAGTTACTGATGCCTTAGGAAGGCGTGATCATAAAGTGGCTACTGATGAGAAATTTAAAATTGAGGAAGAGCAGAGAACGGAGGCTACAAAACGTGAGGAAGACGGTGTCGAATTTTATCCAAAACTATTTAGACCTTTGTCAATTGAAGAATCTGTCGAAAATGGAAACGATAAACTCGaatttattatatataaGGATCGAATTGTGAACAGAGATTTTGAAGAGCGGAAATACGAACAGCTGGAGAACCATATTTGTGAGATGGCACCAATATTACCAGGTCAGAAATTCCGCAAAACCTTTGAAATACCGGCCTATCAGAAGCTTAAAGGAACTACAGACACATCAAACTGA
- a CDS encoding uncharacterized protein (BUSCO:EOG09260ABY) → MESILDLSKDLDVKLFDQIVETFYKGSGDEQKKAQEILTKFQNHPDSWTKADQILQYSSDSESKYIGLSILDNLIKSRWKALPDDQRQGIRNFVASMIISMCQDDSQFESQKALINKCDLTLVQILKQDWPQNWPNFIPELVQSSRAGYNVCENNMRILRLLSEEIFDYSAGQMTQAKVTALKTRLCDEFGEIFKLCFEILDKADKPSVILATLNALEKYIPWIPLGFVFETDLLNLITGKFLPENGFRRAALKCLVEVSQLVAPQYDSQLVQMFAMAIHAVDKTIAPDSDLKIFYRRAPTAEQQFLQDLALFLVTFLGDHLKAVESRPELRELNITAHNYLIGLSRIQERELFKTCLDYWSILVSGLYDEIRSLPQRLAQSPLQRLEYNSRNGAPNPDIFEGLQLRRNNYKDVLSKLRLVIIENMARPEEVLVVENDEGEIVREFVKESDTIQLYKAERQVLVYLTHLDVNDMENIMSAKLAAQIDGSEWSWHNINTLCWAIGSISGSMDEEREKRFLVTVIKDLLALTEMKRGKSNKAVVASNIMYIVGQYPRFLKAHWKFLKTVVNKLFEFMHETHEGVQDMACDTFNKIATKCRRHFVIQQAGETQPFINEIIQNIQETTADLQPQQVHSFYKACGVIVSSQSDSQMRSHLLATLMHLPNVAWHTVVNQAGSDPNLLSNPEIVKIIANILKTNVAVCEPLGSGFSPQLMGIYNDMLSLYGAVSRLISAAVTSDGAIVTKTPKVRGWRTIKKEILTLLEIYVSKANDEQQIVNEIVPNLLSTILQDYKESVPDARDAEVLHCLSTVVAKVGNRIPDGTVQILASVFVPTLDMINKDFTEYPEHRVEFYKLLREINLKGFNALLQFPPESFQSFVDAILWALKHNNREVEDTGLQLCLELLSNIEQLGPSNKFAIGFYRNYFFSIISDVFFVITDSDHKSGFKFQSQLIAKMIGLVCENKISGFIYADGSAPAGTSNEMYLRNYLGNMLMQAFPQLRGEQVSSFLQVLFGSYQNRSRFKGVLRDFLVQIKEVGGDPTDYLYADDREEEKKEKARQEKEKAKLVGGLLKPSEIDD, encoded by the coding sequence ATGGAATCCATTCTTGACTTATCCAAAGATCTTGATGTCAAGCTATTTGACCAAATAGTGGAAACATTTTACAAGGGTTCAGGTGACGAGCAGAAAAAGGCCCAGGAAATTCTTACGAAGTTTCAGAATCACCCTGATTCATGGACTAAAGCCGATCAAATACTTCAGTATTCCTCAGATTCTGAAAGCAAATATATTGGTCTTTCGATTCTTGATAATCTTATAAAAAGTCGCTGGAAGGCGCTTCCTGATGATCAACGACAGGGTATCAGGAATTTTGTTGCTAGTATGATTATTTCGATGTGTCAGGATGATTCTCAATTTGAATCACAGAAAGCGTTGATCAATAAATGTGATTTGACTTTGGTTCAAATTTTGAAGCAGGACTGGCCCCAAAACTGGCCAAATTTTATTCCTGAATTGGTTCAATCCTCTAGAGCAGGTTATAATGTTTgtgaaaataatatgagaatattaagGTTATTATCAGAGGAAATTTTCGATTATTCAGCTGGACAAATGACTCAAGCAAAGGTAACTGCTCTTAAAACGCGATTGTGCGATGAGTTTGGAGAAATCTTTAAATTATGCTTTGAGATCCTTGATAAGGCGGATAAGCCAAGCGTTATTTTAGCGACTTTGAATGCATTAGAGAAGTATATACCATGGATACCTTTGGGTTTTGTGTTTGAAACAGATCTACTCAACTTAATTACAGGAAAGTTTTTGCCCGAGAATGGCTTTCGAAGAGCCGCTCTTAAGTGTTTAGTAGAGGTTTCCCAATTGGTTGCACCTCAGTATGATTCCCAGCTTGTGCAAATGTTTGCTATGGCGATTCATGCTGTCGATAAAACAATAGCACCAGATTCTgacttgaaaattttttatcgGAGGGCACCTACTGCCGAGCAACAGTTCTTACAAGATTTGGCTTTGTTTTTGGTAACATTTTTAGGTGACCACTTAAAGGCTGTGGAATCTCGTCCGGAGCTGAGGGAGTTAAATATCACGGCACATAATTATCTTATTGGGCTTTCCAGAATTCAAGAGCGAGAATTGTTCAAAACGTGCCTTGATTATTGGTCAATACTTGTTAGTGGCTTATACGATGAGATTAGATCCCTTCCTCAGCGACTTGCGCAAAGCCCATTGCAACGTCTCGAATATAACTCACGAAATGGTGCACCAAATCCAGATATATTTGAGGGTCTTCAGTTGAGGAGAAATAACTACAAGGACGTTCTATCGAAGTTAAGGCTTGTTATTATAGAAAATATGGCTCGTCCTGAAGAAGTGTTGGTCGTcgaaaatgatgaaggtGAAATTGTTCGAGAATTCGTGAAAGAAAGTGATACCATTCAGTTGTATAAAGCTGAACGCCAGGTTTTAGTCTATTTGACACATTTGGATGTCAATgatatggaaaatattatgTCAGCCAAATTGGCTGCACAAATTGATGGCTCTGAGTGGTCTTGGCATAATATAAATACTTTATGTTGGGCTATAGGATCTATCTCTGGTTCaatggatgaagaaagagagaaaagattTCTTGTCACTGTGATCAAGGACCTTCTTGCTCTAACAGAAATGAAGCGTGGAAAAAGTAATAAGGCCGTTGTTGCTTCCAATATAATGTATATTGTGGGTCAATACCCTCGTTTCTTGAAGGCCCATTGGAAATTTCTTAAAACAGTGGTGAACAAGTTATTTGAGTTCATGCACGAAACCCATGAAGGTGTTCAAGACATGGCATGTGATACATTTAATAAGATAGCTACCAAATGTCGCAGGCATTTTGTAATTCAGCAAGCCGGCGAAACGCAACCTTTCATCAATGAAATAATACAGAACATCCAAGAGACTACAGCTGATTTGCAACCCCAGCAAGTGCACTCGTTCTATAAAGCTTGCGGTGTAATTGTTTCCTCTCAAAGTGATTCCCAGATGAGATCGCATCTTCTTGCTACTTTAATGCATCTCCCTAATGTTGCATGGCATACTGTGGTCAATCAAGCGGGTAGTGATCCAAATTTACTTTCTAACCCCGAGATTGTTAAAATTATTGccaatattttgaaaacgAATGTCGCTGTTTGTGAACCATTGGGCTCTGGGTTCTCTCCTCAATTAATGGGTATATATAATGACATGTTATCTTTATATGGCGCAGTGAGCCGTTTAATTTCGGCTGCTGTAACTTCAGATGGAGCTATTGTCACCAAGACGCCGAAGGTTCGTGGATGGAGAACCataaagaaggaaattcTTACTCTTCTTGAGATATATGTGTCAAAGGCAAATGATGAACAACAAATTGTGAATGAAATTGTTCCAAATCTTTTATCAACGATTTTACAAGATTACAAGGAGAGTGTTCCGGATGCCCGAGATGCGGAAGTTTTGCATTGTTTGTCCACTGTTGTTGCTAAAGTCGGAAACCGAATTCCCGACGGAACTGTTCAAATTCTGGCTTCCGTTTTTGTTCCAACATTAGATATGATCAACAAAGATTTTACAGAATATCCTGAGCATAGAGTTGAATTTTATAAGCTTCTCCGTGAGATCAACTTAAAGGGATTTAATGCATTACTCCAATTTCCTCCTGaatcttttcaatcttttGTGGATGCTATATTGTGGGCACTCAAGCATAATAATAGAGAGGTTGAAGATACAGGCCTACAGTTATGCTTAGAGCTTCTTAGTAACATCGAGCAGCTTGGGCCATCAAACAAATTTGCTATCGGATTTTATCgtaattatttcttttcgatCATATCTGatgttttctttgttaTTACGGACTCAGATCATAAATCAGGATTTAAATTCCAGTCACAGCTGATAGCAAAAATGATTGGTTTGGTttgtgaaaataaaatatcaGGTTTCATTTATGCGGATGGCTCCGCTCCTGCTGGAACATCCAACGAGATGTATTTAAGAAATTATTTGGGTAATATGTTGATGCAAGCCTTTCCCCAATTACGGGGTGAGCAAGTCTCGAGCTTTTTACAAGTTTTGTTCGGTAGTTATCAGAACCGATCAAGATTTAAAGGTGTGTTGAGAGACTTTTTGGTACAGATAAAGGAAGTCGGGGGGGATCCAACCGACTATTTGTATGCTGATgacagagaagaagaaaagaaggaaaaggcTCGtcaagaaaaggaaaaggcaAAATTGGTTGGTGGCTTGTTGAAGCCATCAGAGATTGATGATTAA
- a CDS encoding uncharacterized protein (BUSCO:EOG09262WHU), with protein sequence MADFKGHQSKALTRMKQLAPHIDFILELRDARVPVSSKNDLLQKIVRDKGRLVLYTKKDQSNVTSSLMNRYNKMLHEDWKFIDCKKVSDVKNLIQYLREKYESMYPKPPLGLRLMVVGMPNVGKSTLVNALRNLGLKESTGNLMKKRRHGVAQVGSHAGVTRNTSEIIKICECPDIYLYDTPGVLLPRVDKEWKMFSLSVAGIVSDVNQPDPVIMADYILFVMNLTDSSGKAYKQFLDHPTNDVYELLAGMASKNMNYRKWRGDNMKRPNYSGEAIQFVQLVRSGKLGRWCFDIAAFNALKNRNFESKEIADVPNWNSGML encoded by the coding sequence ATGGCTGACTTCAAAGGTCATCAGTCTAAAGCCCTGACAAGGATGAAACAGCTAGCACCTCACATAGACTTTATTCTTGAGCTACGTGATGCAAGGGTTCCTgtttcttccaaaaatgatcttcttcaaaagatagTACGTGACAAGGGAAGACTAGTACTTTATACGAAGAAAGATCAAAGTAACGTCACATCATCCCTTATGAATAGGTATAATAAAATGTTACATGAAGATTGGAAATTTATAGACTGCAAAAAGGTTTCCGATGTGAAAAATCTTATACAATATTTAAGAGAGAAGTATGAAAGTATGTATCCGAAACCACCATTAGGATTACGACTAATGGTGGTGGGAATGCCCAACGTTGGAAAATCAACACTTGTAAATGCTTTAAGAAACTTAGGATTGAAAGAATCTACAGGtaatttgatgaagaagagaaggcACGGTGTTGCTCAGGTCGGATCGCATGCTGGTGTCACAAGGAATACATCGGAGATTATAAAGATATGTGAATGTCCGGATATATATCTCTATGACACTCCAGGGGTACTTTTACCGAGAGTTGATAAGGAATGGAAAATGTTCAGCCTTTCTGTGGCGGGAATTGTTTCCGATGTCAATCAACCTGATCCAGTGATTATGGCGGATTATATTCTCTTTGTTATGAATCTTACAGATTCTTCAGGGAAAGCTTACAAGCAGTTCTTGGATCATCCTACAAACGACGTTTACGAATTGTTGGCAGGTATGGCctcaaaaaatatgaacTACCGGAAGTGGAGAGGGGATAATATGAAGAGACCAAATTATTCCGGAGAGGCCATTCAGTTCGTTCAGTTGGTTAGATCTGGGAAACTGGGAAGATGGTGTTTCGATATTGCCGCCTTCAACGCattgaaaaatagaaattttgaaagcaaGGAAATAGCAGATGTCCCGAACTGGAATAGTGGTATGCTATAG
- a CDS encoding uncharacterized protein (BUSCO:EOG09263L9T) codes for MPLILMVGYPSSGKSRWAQKLVDALENRISQLKPSDLGSNLKIKLYNDKSLGIKHEMYRESVSEKAIRGEQMSAVRRDLSKNQIVILDALNYIKGFRYQLYCEAKNLGTTYCVIQVIAPTDKCFQWNAARPESERWEENLIKALIMRFEEPNGLNRWDSPLIPVTFDDVELPFEEIWKSIVLKKPPKPNHATFMKAATPANSLQELDRMTSLVIDQIIQYQNLNQSGGVVLVKDDSGCTNTDQKCYVHLPPRVVTIAELQRMRRTYIALNRMRTIAVDRIITLFADFMDHAFNNND; via the coding sequence ATGCCATTAATTCTTATGGTAGGCTACCCCTCCTCCGGTAAGTCAAGATGGGCTCAGAAGCTTGTGGATGCATTGGAAAATCGTATATCGCAGTTGAAACCTAGCGACTTAGGCTCTAACCTGAAGATTAAACTTTACAATGATAAAAGCCTCGGAATAAAACATGAAATGTATAGAGAATCGGTATCAGAGAAGGCGATTCGGGGAGAACAGATGTCTGCAGTCAGAAGAGACTTGAGCAAAAATCAAATAGTTATTTTAGATGCTCTGAACTATATAAAAGGTTTTCGCTATCAGCTTTATTGCGAGGCAAAAAACTTGGGGACAACATATTGCGTTATACAAGTGATTGCTCCTACGGATAAATGCTTTCAGTGGAATGCTGCTAGGCCAGAATCTGAGAGATGGGAAGAAAATTTAATTAAGGCTTTGATTATGCGATTTGAAGAACCAAATGGACTAAATCGTTGGGATTCACCACTAATACCAGTGACATTCGATGACGTTGAACTTCCATTTGAGGAAATATGGAAAAGTATAGTTCTTAAGAAACCACCTAAACCGAATCACGCAACATTTATGAAGGCAGCTACACCTGCAAATAGCTTACAGGAACTTGATAGAATGACTTCTCTAGTAATCGATCAAATTATTCAATACCAGAATCTCAATCAATCCGGTGGTGTTGTACTAGTTAAAGATGATTCCGGATGCACAAACACTGATCAGAAATGCTATGTTCATCTTCCACCAAGAGTGGTTACAATAGCAGAACTACAGAGAATGAGAAGAACATATATAGCACTGAACAGGATGCGTACAATTGCAGTAGATAGAATAATAACGCTGTTTGCCGACTTTATGGATCATGcatttaataataatgacTAA